A single window of Streptomyces aquilus DNA harbors:
- a CDS encoding PadR family transcriptional regulator: MSRRSGILEFAVLGLLRESPMHGYELRKRLNTSLGVFRAFSYGTLYPCLKTLVANGWLIEESGNAPEDALAASLAGRRAKIVYRLTAEGKEHFEELLSQTGPDAYEDEHFAARFAFFGQTSRDVRVRVLEGRRSRLEERLDKMRVSFARTRERLDDYTLELQRHGMESVEREVRWLNELIESERAGRDLRGSTGGPAQSSQQNNTTGATGNLPRPGDTPRTDLPDDTAT, from the coding sequence ATGAGCCGGCGTTCCGGGATCCTGGAGTTCGCCGTACTCGGTCTCCTGCGCGAGTCCCCGATGCACGGCTATGAGCTGCGCAAACGACTCAATACGTCACTGGGTGTGTTCCGTGCGTTCAGCTACGGCACGCTCTACCCCTGCCTCAAGACGCTGGTCGCCAACGGCTGGTTGATCGAGGAATCGGGGAACGCTCCCGAGGACGCCCTCGCCGCATCACTGGCGGGGCGTCGCGCCAAGATCGTCTATCGGTTGACGGCGGAAGGTAAGGAGCACTTCGAGGAGCTGCTCTCCCAGACCGGCCCCGACGCGTACGAGGACGAGCACTTCGCCGCGCGTTTCGCCTTCTTCGGGCAGACGTCGCGCGATGTGCGCGTGCGGGTGCTGGAAGGCCGCCGCAGCCGGCTGGAGGAGCGCCTGGACAAGATGCGCGTCTCGTTCGCGCGCACCCGGGAGCGCCTCGACGACTACACGCTTGAGCTCCAGCGCCACGGAATGGAGTCCGTGGAGCGCGAAGTGCGCTGGCTGAACGAGCTCATCGAGAGCGAGCGGGCCGGACGGGACCTTCGTGGTTCCACCGGGGGGCCCGCTCAGTCCTCTCAGCAGAACAACACAACTGGAGCGACGGGCAACCTGCCACGGCCCGGGGACACCCCCCGGACCGATCTGCCCGACGACACCGCCACGTGA